A stretch of Pelecanus crispus isolate bPelCri1 chromosome 3, bPelCri1.pri, whole genome shotgun sequence DNA encodes these proteins:
- the LOC142593284 gene encoding baculoviral IAP repeat-containing protein 5-like isoform X1 has product MAAGAEALPEEWRLYLASTRGATFRNWPFTEGCACTPERMAAAGFVHCPSENGPDVAQCFFCFKELEGWEPDDDPLEEHKKHSADCAFLSLRKDPTNLTLQEFLKLDKERMKNAIKKKISQKVAEVEDAAKRVRREIENLI; this is encoded by the exons AtggcggcgggcgcggaggcGCTGCCCGAGGAATGGCGGCTCTACCTCGCCTCCACCCGCGGCGCCACCTTCCGCAACTGGCCCTTCACCGAGGGCTGCGCCTGCACGCCCGAGCGG ATGGCGGCGGCGGGTTTCGTGCACTGCCCCAGCGAGAACGGCCCCGACGTGGCGCAGTGCTTCTTCTGCTTCAAGGAGctggagggctgggagcccgACGACGACCCCCT GGAGGAACACAAAAAACACTCTGCGGACTGCGCTTTTCTCTCCCTTCGGAAAGATCCTACTAACCTGACGCTGCAGGAGTTCCTGAAGCTGGACAAAGAAcgaatgaaaaatgcaatt aaaaaaaaaatttctcagaaAGTGGCCGAGGTTGAAGATGCAGCCAAGAGGGTGCGTCGTGAAATAGAGAACCTGATCTAG
- the LOC142593284 gene encoding baculoviral IAP repeat-containing protein 5-like isoform X2, which translates to MAAGAEALPEEWRLYLASTRGATFRNWPFTEGCACTPERGGTQKTLCGLRFSLPSERSY; encoded by the exons AtggcggcgggcgcggaggcGCTGCCCGAGGAATGGCGGCTCTACCTCGCCTCCACCCGCGGCGCCACCTTCCGCAACTGGCCCTTCACCGAGGGCTGCGCCTGCACGCCCGAGCGG GGAGGAACACAAAAAACACTCTGCGGACTGCGCTTTTCTCTCCCTTCGGAAAGATCCTACTAA
- the DZANK1 gene encoding double zinc ribbon and ankyrin repeat-containing protein 1 gives MTAGSVSVPQVIPLRIPLPGKAKHEIDTNTLIEIKSDGSKPELIRKPGCGEHNTFKYKGPIVLPVGKITVKALAVTKDCRESTIVTKVFLVEYKQPNIHFSVEDNDKNFLKDITTQERKGGMFTTKPKKNGVNVEIKPAWSEAPQDFQDLETERKNAHRSLQGPQLLASHLETTVYRGESISAPPIESLQFTSSSAVTSRKSLASTQVARIQRETDFLKCSHCSSPRLSDPLAHFCQECGSLIPPVPVHRFPPPEGAQMAPCLECRHLVPMNTPTCLVCESPIAPQLQPQTNNCVKGKVICQACGTGNPLHHKHCVTCESKLPEIQTPTFGRHTPPPYPSQQRKTVLCSKCNHVNQCDARFCDWCGAKPGPPPSYFTCFKCGTSNRPYARFCGSCGVYIEPPSRVDSQNGSLMDAGDSLGFSEAKRFQAQVAWQPLPISLPKSRAELKEREDKGTQTIGLFYPSSKLLEKKELELISQKQKLEKMSDHKPLLTAISPGKGYWRKQLDHVCAHLRSYAQNNLEFRALIGEPRMGKINSATIHEDDYEVTITLNYALAINKDIHNNKPVKFSSHYLNTVTEVGGGQDGSQTSFGKDDDNLFCSRGKIKRTKSRTLTEREDKLPPESRQLLDELGPNGKGRITLVEQLLSEGADPNCISDEDRPALTVAVLNKHAEAISLLVQKGADIDQQSGPHNNTALHEAVLLGLEGEECIQVLLRCNASIEKKNANGRSAYDLAVTAGNNDIISLFTSKLG, from the exons ATGACAGCTGGCTCTGTCTCAGTTCCTCAGGTCATACCGCTTCGAATCCCTCTTCCAGGGAAGGCTAAACATGAAATAGACACAAATACGCtcatagaaataaaatcag ATGGAAGTAAACCAGAACTCATTAGGAAACCTGGCTGTGGAGAGCATAACACTTTTAAGTATAAGGGTCCTATTGTATTACCAGTTGGGAAAATAACAGTCAAGGCACTGGCAGTTACAAA GGACTGCAGGGAGAGTACAATTGTAACAAAGGTATTTCTGGTAGAGTACAAGCAACCAAACATCCACTTCTCTGTTGAAGACAATGACAAGAATTTCCTAAAAGATATCACCACACAG GAGAGGAAAGGTGGGATGTTTACtacaaaaccaaagaagaatGGAGTGAATGTGGAAATCAAGCCTGCCTGGAGTGAAGCACCCCAAGATTTTCAAG ACttggaaacagaaagaaaaaacgcTCACAGGTCCCTGCAAGGACCACAGCTCCTTGCCAGTCATTTGGAAACAACAGTGTACAGAGGGGAATCCATCTCAGCACCACCAATAGAGTCATTACAG tttacTAGTTCTTCTGCAGTGACTAGCCGAAAAAGCTTAGCAAGCACACAGGTGGCAAGGATCCAGAGGGAAACAGATTTCCTCAA ATGTTCACACTGTTCTTCACCTCGCCTGTCTGATCCCTTGGCTCACTTCTGTCAGGAATGTGGATCTCTTATCCCACCTGTGCCAGTACACCGCTTCCCACCCCCTGAAGGAGCGCAG ATGGCACCATGTCTTGAATGCAGACATCTTGTGCCAATGAATACACCCACTTGCCTTGTATGTGAGTCACCAATAGCtccacagctgcagccccaaACCAACAACTGCGTAAAG GGTAAAGTAATTTGTCAGGCGTGTGGCACAGGAAATCCTCTTCACCATAAACACTGTGTGACTTGTGAAAGCAAACTGCCTGAAATACAGACG ccCACGTTTGGACGACACACCCCACCGCCTTATCCCAGCCAGCAAAGGAAGACAGTTTTGTGCTCGAAATGCAATCATGTTAACCAATGTGATGCCCGTTTCTGTGACTGGTGTGGAGCCAAG CCTGGACCTCCTCCATCCTACTTTACTTGTTTCAAGTGTGGTACAAGCAACCGTCCCTATGCTCGCTTCTGTGGGTCCTGCGGTGTTTACATAGAGCCCCCGTCAAGGGTGGATTCTCAGAATGGCAGTCTCATGGATGCTGGGGACTCACTGGGGTTTTCTGAG GCTAAACGATTTCAAGCTCAAGTTGCCTGGCAGCCTCTTCCTATTTCCTTGCCCAAATCCAGGGCAGAactaaaagaaagagaagataaagGAACCCAGACCATTGGACTTTTTTACCCATCTAGCAAACTGTTGGAAAAGAAGGAGCTTGAGCTGATTTCACAAAaacaaaagctggaaaagatGAGTGATCATAAGCCTCTCCTGACAGCCATTAGTCCTGGAAAAG GTTACTGGAGGAAACAGCTGGATCATGTCTGCGCTCACCTTAGAAGCTATGCTCAGAACAACCTTGAATTCAGAGCACTGATTGGAGAACCTCGAATGGGAAAG ATTAATTCTGCTACCATCCATGAGGATGACTATGAAGTCACTATTACATTGAATTACGCTCTTGCTATTAACAAG GATATTCATAATAATAAACCAGTGAAGTTCAGCAGTCATTACTTGAATACTGTGACAGAAGTCGGAGGTGGACAAGACGGCAGTCAGACTAGTTTTG GCAAAGATGATGATAATCTTTTTTGTTCaagaggcaaaataaaaagaacaaagtcaAGAACACttacagaaagagaagataaGCTCCCC CCAGAGTCCAGACAACTACTGGACGAACTGGGTCcaaatgggaaaggaagaatCACCTTGGTAGAACAATTACTCAGTGAA ggagctgacccaaactgcatCAGTGACGAGGACCGACCTGCTCTCACAGTTGCTGTCCTTAATAAGCACGCGGAAGCAATCTCCCTTCTTGTGCAGAAAGGTGCTGACATTGACCAGCAGTCAGGACC GCACAACAACACTGCTCTCCATGAGGCAGTTCTACTTGGACTGGAGGGAGAGGAGTGCATCCAAGTCCTGTTACG CTGCAATGCAAGCATAGAAAAGAAGAATGCAAACGGGCGATCAGCATATGATTTGGCTGTTACAGCTGGAAATAATGACATTATTTCATTGTTCACAAGTAAGCTTGGATAG